Genomic window (Sphingomonas sp. S1-29):
GAGCGTGGTCACCAGCACCAGCCAATCGGGGATGCCGGTGTCGCGCCCCACCAGGATCGGGCGCAGGATATTGTCGGCGAGCCCGATCACCAGCACCCCCGACAGGATCACGATCGCCGCCTGCCAGATCGCGCCGGTCGCCAACAGATAGATGCCGACCGGCGCCCAGATGAGCGCAGGGCCGATCGCGGGCAGAAGCGCGGCGATCGCCATCAGCACCCCCCACAGCAACGCCGCGGGCAGCCCGACCACCCAGAAGGTGGCCGCGCCGATCGCGCCCTGCACCAGCGCGACGATCCCCGAGCCCTTGATCGTCGCACGCACCACCGCGGCGAACTTGTCGGCCAGCCGCTCGGCGACCGACCGCTCGAGCGGCATCGCGCGGACGATCGCCGGCCCGATGTCGTCGCCGTCGCGCAACAGGAAGAAGGTGATGTACAACCCGACGCCGAAGGCGAGCAGGAAGCCCGCCGCATTGGCACCGATCGACAGCGCGCGGGTGGCGAGCATGCTCGCGCTGCTGCCGACCGCACGGGCGAGGCTCGCCTGCGCCTGCTCGAGGCTGTTGAAGCCCGAATTGTCGAGCAGCCGCTGCAGCCGAAGCGGCAGCGCGTCGTGGACCTGCTCGAAATACAGGCCGAAATTGATCTGCCCCGACAGCATCTGACTATACACCCCCGCCGCTTGGTCGACGACCAAGCTGGCAATGATGATGGCGGGGATGACGACCGCGACGGTGATGATCAGGATCGCCAGCGCCGCGGCGGTATTGCGCCGATCGGGGAAGCGCGCGAGCAGCCGGTGGAACAGCGGCTGGAACAGGATCGCCGCCAGCGCCGCCCACAGCAACGCGCCGATAAAGTCCGACACCACCAGCAGCAGCGCCAGCGTGACGAGCACGACCAACGCGATCAAACCGCCATTCTCAACGCGTTCACGATTCACCGCCATCGGGGAGCTTGCCTTGCGCTAGGGGATGCTTTGCATGCGCCAAGTCCGGCGAACACGCACGTCCGAATTGGGAACGACGTCGTCCAAACCCCTGCCCGACACTTTCGGTCCGCGCCGCCCTTGGAAGCGGGCTACATCCGCATCGTCCCCGTCTCGATGAAGCGTTGGTGCCAGGACAAAGCCTCGCCCGGCAGCACCGGGGTTTGCTGGCCGTAGGAACCCGTCCGCGCGCGCTGGTAATAATCGATCAGCGCCGGGCGATACTCCGGATGCGCGCACTTTTCGATGATCAACGCCGCGCGCTGCTTGGGGCTGAGCCCGCGTAGGTCGGCCAGCCCCTGCTCGGTCACCAGCACCTGGACGTCCTGGCTGATGTGATCGACATGGCTCGCCTGCGGTACGATCGCCGAAATCGCGCCGCCCTTGGCGGTCGAGGGGGTCATGAAGATCGAGACATAGGCATTGCGCGCGAAATCGCGCGATCCGCCGATGCCGTTCTGGATTCGCGATCCCATGATGTGCGTCGAATTGACGTTGCCATAGATGTCGGCCTCGATCAGCCCGTTCATCGCCAGGCAGCCCAGCCGGCGGATCAGCTCGGGATGGTTGCTGATCTCCTGCGGCCGCAGGATCATTCGATCGCGATACGCCCCCAGATCGGCGTTGAGCCGCGCCGCCGCCTCGGGGCTCAGCGAAAAGGCGGTCGCCGACGCCATCCGCAGCTTGCCCGAATCGAGCAGGTCGAGCATCCCGTCCTGGATCACTTCGGTGTACGAGGTCATGTCGTCGAACGGCCCGGTCACCAGCCCGCTCAGCACCGCATTGGCGATGTTGCCCACCCCCGATTGCAACGGCAGCAACGATGCCGGCAGCCGCCCGCGCGCGACTTCGTGCGCGAAGAACTCGATCAGATGCCCGGCGATCGCATGCGCGGCGGCATCGGGCGCGGCGAAGGGCAGGTTGCGGTCGGGGGCTTCGGTCTCGACGATCGCGACGATCTTTTCGGGATCGACGCGGAAATAGGCCTCGCCGATCCGGTCGTCGGGGCGGATCAATGGGATCGGCACGCGGTGCGGCGGCAGCGCGGTGCCGTAATAAATGTCGTGCATCCCTTCGAGCGCGGGGTTCTGCCAGCGATTGACCTCGAGGATGATCTGGTCGGCGCGATCGAGCCAGGTCTTGTTGTTGCCGATCGACGATGACGGGATCAGCGATCCGTCGGCGCGAATGCCCGAAATCTCGACCACCGCGGTGTCGAGCGGCCCGAGGAACCCCTGCCACGCCATCGGCGCGACCTGGCTCAGGTGCATGTCGAAATAGTCCATCTCGCCGCGATTGATCTTCTGGCGCGCGATCGGGTCCGAATTATAGGGCAGGCGGAATTCGATGCCGTCGGCCTTGGCGAGCGCGCCGTCGAGCTCGGGGCCGGTCGATGCGCCGGTCCAGACGCGGATCTGGAACGGGTTGCCCTTGGAATGCTCGGCCTCGATCCGCGCCGCGAGCGCCAGCGGCACCGCCTTGGGATAGCCCGAGCCGGTGAAGCCGCTCAGCCCCACCGTGCTGCCGGGGGCGATCAACGCGGCGGCCGCATCGGCGCTCATGATCCTGTCGCGCAGGCGGTCGCTGGCAATTCGGGGCATCGATGTTCCTCTTATTCGTTCGGTTTCGTAGCGTGTGCGCGCGCGGCGACCCTGGCCGCCTCGACCGGCGGTGCGACGATCGCGGCAATGCCCGCCGCCGCTGCCGCCGCCCACAGCGCGCCCATTCCGGCGACGGCATAGCTCGCCGCGCCCAATATCCCCCCGGCGAGCAACCCTGCCCATAGCAGCAGATAGGGTGCCCATCCGAAGCGATCGCCGCCGCCCAGTGCGATCGCGAGATGCTGGCCCAGCTTCACCAGGGTTCCCGTCATATAGGTGAGCCCGATATGGATGTCGGCGCCCTCGGCGAACACCGCATTCTCGGCCCCCATCGCCAGCGCCATCGCTACCGCGGCGGCGCCGTGATGGCCCCACGCCGCGAGCAACGCCGCCAGCCCGAGCAGCGCCGCCACCAACGCCAGGACCGCCCTTCGCCGCGCGGTGCCGAAACGCCGCCCCACCAGCGATCCGAACACGACCCCCGCAACGAAGCTCAGGATCAGCCCGCCGGCGACCACCGCGTCACCGCCGCGCTCGCTCAACCCCACCCCGATCCGCGTGGTGTTCCCGCTCATGAACGAGACGAAGAAGCCGCCGAGATGGACGAAGCCGACCGCGTCGACAAACCCCGCCAGCGCCGACAGCGAAGCGGCCAGCAACCTGATGCGCATGTCGTATCGGACCATCGGCAGGGCTTAACACGAAGCGGAGGGTCGGCGTTCGATATCCGCGCACGAGCAACGGTTAAACCGACGGAGAATTATCGCTGCGTGCCGAACGCCTGCATCGCGTCGAGCGTTTCCTGGCTGAGGTGATGTTCGAGCCCCTCGGCGTCCATCTCGGCGATCTCGCTCGATACGCCCAGCCGCAGCAGGAAGCCGACGACGATGTCGTGGCGTGCCTTTGATCGCGCCGCCAGCGCACGCCCCTCATCGGTCAGGAAGATCGAGCGATAGGGGCGCATTTCGACCAGCCCGTCGCGCTTGAGCCGGGTGAGCGTGTTCGCCACCGTCGCGGGGGTGACGCCGAGCCGTTCGGCCAGCTCTGTCGCTCGCGCTTCGCCGGTTTCGGCGATCAGATCGGCGATCAGCTCGACATAGTCCTCCTGCGTTTCGGTGCGGTGCGCCGAGCGCAGGCGCGCGAAGCGGCGCGCATGTTCCTGGGGTTCGGGCAAGGTCACGGCGGGCAGCTCCTGTACGTAGCCGCACCCTTGGCACGAGATTGCCTTCAGTCCAAATATTAGCCCTAGCTAATCTTGATCGCGCGCGCATATAGGCTGGGCGACCGGAGACGCCCTGCATGACCGACGACGCCATCACGCCCGAGGCCAGCCCCGCCAAGCCGCGCGGCTGGCGGACGCAATCGGGCGACAGCCTGCCCGAGGTGTTCCGCAGCATCCCGATCCCGCGCGATGCGCGCTTCTGGACCAAGATGGGTGCCTTTTCCGGCCCCGGCTATCTGGTCGCGGTCGGCTATATGGACCCGGGCAACTGGGCCACCGGCCTCGCGGGGGGATCGCAGTTCGGCTATACCCTGTTGTCGGTCGTGCTGCTGTCGAACGTGATGGCGATCCTGTTGCAGGGGCTGGCCGCCAAGCTCGGCATCGTGACCGGGCGCGACTTGGCGCAGGCGTGCCGCGACCACTACAGCCGCCCCGTCGGTTTCATGCTGTGGGTGGCGTGCGAGCTGGCGATCATCGCCTGCGACCTGGCCGAGGTGATCGGCACCGCGATCGCGCTGCAATTGCTGTTCGGCATCCCGCTGGTCTGGGGCGTCGTCATCACAGCGTTCGACGTGCTGCTGATCCTGCTGCTGCAGCAACGCGGCTTCCGCAAGCTCGAGGCGTTCGTGATCGCGCTGTTGATCGTGATCGGGGTTTGCTTCGCGGTCGAGCTGGCGCTGGCGCAGCCCGCGATCGGCGATGTGCTGCGCGGCTATATCCCCACCGCGCAGGTCGTGACCAACCCGGCGATGCTGTACGTCGCGATCGGCATCCTGGGCGCGACGGTGATGCCGCATAATCTGTATCTCCATTCGTCGATCGTCCAGACGCGCGCGTTCGAGCGCGACGAGCGGGGCAAGCGCGAGGCGATCAAATACGCCACGCTCGACAGCACGATCGCGCTGATGCTGGCGCTGCTGATCAATTCGGCGATCCTGATCCTGGCCGCCGCGACCTTTCACACCGCCGGCCGCACCGACGTCGCCGAGATCGGCGATGCGTATCAATTGCTCGCACCGATGCTGGGGGTGGGCGTCGCCAGCACGCTGTTCGCGGTGGCGCTGCTGGCATCGGGGCAGAATTCGACGATCACCGCGACGCTCGCCGGGCAGATCGTGATGGAGGGTTTCCTGCGCATCCGCCTGCCCGCGTGGCAGCGGCGGCTGATCACCCGGCTGCTGGCGATCATCCCCGCGGTCACCGTCGCGGCGCTGTATGGCGACAGCGGCACCGCGCAATTGCTGGTGTTCAGCCAGGTGGTGCTGTCGATGCAATTGCCCTTCGCGGTGATCCCGCTGGTCGCCTTCACCAGCGATCGCGCCAAGATGGGCGGCTTCGCCAACCGCCCCGCGCTCAAATGGGCGGCGTGGATCGTCGCGGCGGTGATCGTGACGCTCAACGTGAAGCTGCTGATCGATTTCGCGACGATGATCTGAAGCAAAACGCTTTCGCCTGTTAGGCGGCGTGGACAAATTGTTTGACGCGAAACTTGGTGGTTGATTCAAGGCTTCCTTTTGGAGGCGGGGTTGAGCCGGGGCGATCTGAGCGAAGCTGAGTGGCGTGTTTTGAAGGGTTTGCTGCCGATTGATGCGGCAAACCGGGGGCCTGGGCGGCCGCCCGAAGAGAACCGTTCGATCATTAACGGCATCCTCTGGCGGCTACGGTGCGGCACGCCTTGGCGCGATGTGCCGCCCAAATATGGCAACTGGAACACGATTTACCGGCGGTTTCGGCGCTGGAGCGAGGCCGGGGTGTGGGAGGCCGTATCGGTCACGCTGGCGGAGATGATGGCCGACAGCGGCCACTATAGCATCGACAGCACCACTGTTCGCGCTCACGTCTCGGCAGCGGGCGGAAAAGGGGGGCTCATCGACGCGCTCTTGGCCGCTCGCGGGGCGGGTTTACCAGTAAACTTCACTGTCTGGCAGATGCCCGAGGAAGACCGCTCGCCTTCCACCTGACGGTTGGCGAAGCGGCCGATTGCAAGGCCTATGATACGCTGATCGCCCTGCCCGAGCAGGTGCCCAAGGCGCTGCTAGCCGACAAAGGGTATGACGCCGACGCCATCCGCGCTGACCTTGCACGCCGCAACATCCAGGCGGTCATCCCGGGCCGTTCGAACCGCCGTATCAAGATCGACCATGACCGGGGGCTCTACAGAGAGCGAAACCACATCGAGCGCTTCTTCGGTCGCCTGAAAACCAACCGCGCCATCGCAACCCGATATGACCAACTCTCCGAAAGCTTCCTCAGCATGGTCCACATCGCCGCCGCCAGATACTGGCTCAAATTTGTCCACGCCGCCTAGCGTTACCGCGCTATGCTTCTTGCCATAATCGCCGTCGGGCGAAGGGCGGAGGGGAATATCATGCGGGTTCATCGGGCATTCGCGGCGCTGCTGGCGCTTGGCACACCGGCGCTGGCGCAGGACTCACAGCAACAGGCGCGCGCGATCGCGGGCGAGCCCGTCGCCGCGCCGCAGCGGCTGACGCTCACCGACCTGCCCGAGCCGACAGGCAAGCGAACCGCGCTGTTCGACGGGCGCAGCCTCGACGGGTGGACGGCGTGGCTGGGCTATGCCGATCCCGCGATCACCTATCAGGCCAATCCCGGCGCGACGCCGATCGGCACCTCCCGCGACACCAAGGGCGATTTCGCGGTGCGCGAGATCGACGGCGCGCCGGCGATCTGGGTAAAGGGCGAGACCTGGGGCAGCCTGGTCCACCGCGCCGACCTGCGCGACTATCACCTGCGGCTCGAGTTCAAATGGGGGGCCAGGACCTTCGCCCCGCGTGAGACGCTGCCGCGCAACAACGGCCTGCTCTATCACACGCATGGCGCGCCCGGCGAAGTGTTCGGCACCTGGCGGCCATCGTCGGAGTTCGAGATCATGACCGGATCGACCGGGATGATCGTCGCGGTGGGCGGCAAGCTGCGCGGGCGCACCACTGTAAGCTTCGATCCGACGCTGATCGCGCCGCATCTGCGCTACCGCGCGGGCGGGCGTGAGATCGACATCGTCAACGGCACCCCGACCTGGAATGTCGAGGCGGCGACCGACGCCGAGCGCCCGGTGGGCGAATGGAACACGCTGGACCTGTACGTGGTGGGCGACCGCGCGGTGCATGTCGTCAACGGCGTCCCGGTGGCACAGGTCCGCGACCTGGCGACGATCGCCCCCGACGGCACCCGCGTGCCGCTGACGCATGGCCAAATCCAGTTGCAGTCGGAGGGGGCGGAGACGTGGTTTCGGGGGATCACGGTGGAGCCGATCAAGGCGCTGCCGCGGGTTGTGGTGGGGGATTGATTGGGGGGGAGTGTTGGGGGAATGCATTTGGACATTTGCCGAATAGCATCTCGCAGCAGCTAAAGCCCCATTTCCAGCCGTTCAAAAGGCTAGAGATCATCCCATACGTCGACAATTATTCAGATCGAGCTTGGCTCGTATGCGTCATTCGTGGAACGCTGAAAGGTCGCATTCGGGTATCATTTGGATCCCATACAGATGACCCAATCCAAGCTGTGATGTAAAAGGGATTTAACCCTCTGAAAGTTCTGCACTTTCTGTGCACGGGTTGCATCGATACAAGTCATGCAACCCGTTGCACCGGTGCCAGCGTGCAACCGCTTAGTCCTCGCTGGAAGTTACTTCGGGGTCGTCATCGGGGTCCTCGATAGCGCCATCTTCCGGATCCGTATGAGCCACTCCAGTGACGTCTGCCGTATCCGGATAGTAGTTCGCCGGGGGATAGGGACGGTTTCTGAACCAGTATCCTTCGCTTCCTAGCCGCACAATTCGATCCTGTGACCGCCACAGCATCGTACTGAGAACCATCACCGGGTCCTTTCCGTAGACAGCAACACCGCGAGCTTTGAGAGCTTCATACAGCTCGCTACGACTAACGGGCGCGCCGCGGTTGGAAATGATTTCCAGTACAGCTTCAGCGACAGCTTCACGCCGGGGATTTTTCGGCTTTTTGGAGTGAGACGGTACGTCGTTATGGGTCAGGTTTATTTTCGCCTCGATCCGCTCGGGAGGGCCTTGTACGTTATTCGTACGCCGCCATACGGCAATAAACTGCTCGGTCACCTGCAGGTCTCTCTGGAGTATGTCACGCTCTTCGCGGAGCCCAGCAATCTGCTCCTCTACTGCACGCAAACGCTCCACGAACTGATCGCGAAGTTTGACAGGATTATCGGCTGGTACATCGTGCACGTTGGCCTCCACGATTAGGTTCACCTCGAGAATACACCCTTCGATATACAACGCAAGATACGGCCCTTGCGTGCCGTATCTGATTGGTATACAATGGCGGTGCCGCGTGCAGTAGGTTTATTGCATGGGGTGACGCCCGCAAGCCCATCAGGGCCTACGGGTCGTCATTTCAACTGTGTGTCAGCACAGCGGGGGTGCTCGGACCCCGCAGAAAGGTAATACGGGATGTTTGTGCATCCCTTCGGGAAGTTGGTTCGGTTGCCGCCGATCCACTTCCCACTGCTCTTATTAGGGCAGTGATACCGGTCGCCGGGGGCCTTGCCGGGCCTCTCGGCGACCTTCTCTATAACGCAATCCGCGTTGCGTGTCTAATTTGACGCTAGAATGAAGGTTTTAATAAAATGCCTACCCCGAAGAAGCAAACATCTCCGAAGGTCTCCACATTGGCCTCAAACGTCCTCGCTGGGCGTGTGAAGCCGACCAAAGCCCAAATCGCCACGCTTGCAGGCGCAGCCCTCAGCAATGACGAAACCAAGGGCCAGGTTCGAGGCCGGTAATCGGCTCCGATAACGTTATCGGGGGGGGGCGTGGCGAAAGCTGCGCCCCCTTTTTCGAACGTATCAATGGCCGCGTTCTTAGACGCGAAACATTGCTGGCATACCATACTCCCTCTAATGAAAATCCCGCGATTTCGGCAGCACCCGCACGTCGCGGGGGTGGCGATCATACACGGGCCGCGCGACTTCGTCGGCGCGCGATAGCGTCGTCGGGGGCGCGGCGTCGCCCAGCGTGTCGAGCAGCGCGGTGCGGTCGATCACGCGGGCGCCCATCAGGTGGACGACGCCCTCGGGGCTGCGCTGGACCTCGCCCTCGACCAGCATCAGCCGCGCGGTCATCACCTCGCGGCGATAGGTTTCGAACAGGCGCGCCCATAAAACGACGTTGGTGACGCCGGTTTCGTCCTCGATCGTGACGAAGATCGCATTGCCCTTGCCGGGGCGCTGGCGGACCAGCACGATGCCCGCGGTGCGAAGCCGGGTGCCCGCCTTGGCCGCGCTGGTCTGCGCGCAGGTGGCGACGCGTTCGGCATCGAGCGTGCGCCGCACGAAGGTCATCGGATGATCCTTCAGCGACAGGCGAAGCGTCTGGTAATCGATCGCGACTTCCTGCGACGCCGCCATGGCGGGCAGCGCCATATCGGGTTCGTCGGCAAGCTCGCGCGCGCGCGCGGCGGCGAACAGCGGCAGCTCGCCACTGGGGGTGCGGCGCGCTTCCCACAAGGCCTGCCGCCGCCCCAGCCCCAGCGAGCCAAAGGCATCGGCATCGGCGAGCAGGCGAAGCGCGCGCTGCGGCAGATCGGCGCGGCGCGCGAGTGCCTCGACACTGTCGAAGCGGCCGTACGCGCGGGCGGCGACCAAGGCCTGCGCCCATGCCTGGCGGAAGCCGTCCATCTGGCGAAAGCCCAGCCGGATCGCGAGCGCGCCCTGCCCCGGCTGCTTCATGCCGCCCTCTAGGTCATTGTCCCAAATGCTGGCGTTGATGTCGATCGGCCGCACCTCGACGCCATGTTCGCGCGCGTCGCGCACGAGCTGCGCGGGGGCGTAGAAGCCCATCGGCTGCGAATTGAGCAGCGCGCAGGTGAACACCGCGGGCTGGTGGCATTTGATCCATGACGAGACATAGACCAGCCGCGCGAACGACAGCGCGTGGCTTTCGGGAAAGCCATAGCTGCCGAAGCCCTCGATCTGGCGATAGCAACGCTCGGCAAAGGCGCGTTCGTAGCCGCGCGCGGTCATGCCATCGACGAGCTTGTCCTTCATCTTGTCGATCCCGCCATGGTTGCGGAAGGTGGCCATTGCGCGGCGCAGCTGGTTGGCCTCGCCCGGGGTGAAGCCCGCCGCGACGATCGCCAGCTTCATCGCCTGTTCCTGGAACAAGGGCACGCCGAAGGTCTTGCCGAGCAGGGTGCGAAGCTCGTTCGGGTCGTGCGGCGGCGCGGGCGAGGGATAGTCGACCTTCTCGATCCCGCTGCGGCGGCGAAGATAGGGGTGGACCATGTCGCCCTCGATCGGGCCGGGGCGGACGATCGCGACCTGGACGGTGAGGTCGTAGAGCGAGCGCGGTTTGAGGCGCGGGAGCATGTTGATCTGCGCGCGGCTTTCGACCTGGAACACACCGATGCTGTCGCCCTTGTCGAGCATGGCATAGACTGCTGGGTCGTCGGCCTTGATGTCGACGGTGAGGTCGTGATCGCCAAGCCCGTGCTCGCGCATCATCGCGAACGCCTTGCGGATGCAGGTGAGCATGCCGAGCGCGAGAACGTCGACCTTCATCAGCCCCAGCGCGTCGATATCGTCCTTGTCCCATTCGATGAAGGTGCGGTCGGCCATCGCGCCATTGTGGATCGGCACCGTCTCATCGAGCCGGTTCTGGGTGAGGATGAAGCCGCCGACATGCTGCGAGAGATGGCGGGGGAATTCGAGGATCTGGTCGACCAGGCAGCGCAGCCGCGCGACATGCGGGTTGGCGGGATCGAAGCCCGATTCGGTGAAGCGGCGCTCCTCCATGCGGCTGGCGAAGCTGCCCCAGACGGTGCCGACCAGCCGCACGGTCGCGTCCTCCGAAAAGCCCAGCACCTTGCCGACTTCGCGGACCGCGCTTCGCGGGCGGTAATGGATGACGGTCGCGGCGATCCCTGCCCGCTCGCGGCCATAGCGGGCATAGATATACTGCATCACCTCCTCGCGGCGTTCATGCTCGAAATCGACGTCGATATCGGGGGGCTCGTGGCGTTCCTCGGACACGAAGCGCGAGAACAGCAGATCGTGCTCGGTCGGATCGACCGAGGTGACGCCGAGCAGGAAGCAG
Coding sequences:
- a CDS encoding AI-2E family transporter, with amino-acid sequence MAVNRERVENGGLIALVVLVTLALLLVVSDFIGALLWAALAAILFQPLFHRLLARFPDRRNTAAALAILIITVAVVIPAIIIASLVVDQAAGVYSQMLSGQINFGLYFEQVHDALPLRLQRLLDNSGFNSLEQAQASLARAVGSSASMLATRALSIGANAAGFLLAFGVGLYITFFLLRDGDDIGPAIVRAMPLERSVAERLADKFAAVVRATIKGSGIVALVQGAIGAATFWVVGLPAALLWGVLMAIAALLPAIGPALIWAPVGIYLLATGAIWQAAIVILSGVLVIGLADNILRPILVGRDTGIPDWLVLVTTLGGINLVGLSGIVVGPLAAGLFIAAWQVLTEQRLGDAPDTE
- a CDS encoding acetyl-CoA hydrolase/transferase family protein, yielding MPRIASDRLRDRIMSADAAAALIAPGSTVGLSGFTGSGYPKAVPLALAARIEAEHSKGNPFQIRVWTGASTGPELDGALAKADGIEFRLPYNSDPIARQKINRGEMDYFDMHLSQVAPMAWQGFLGPLDTAVVEISGIRADGSLIPSSSIGNNKTWLDRADQIILEVNRWQNPALEGMHDIYYGTALPPHRVPIPLIRPDDRIGEAYFRVDPEKIVAIVETEAPDRNLPFAAPDAAAHAIAGHLIEFFAHEVARGRLPASLLPLQSGVGNIANAVLSGLVTGPFDDMTSYTEVIQDGMLDLLDSGKLRMASATAFSLSPEAAARLNADLGAYRDRMILRPQEISNHPELIRRLGCLAMNGLIEADIYGNVNSTHIMGSRIQNGIGGSRDFARNAYVSIFMTPSTAKGGAISAIVPQASHVDHISQDVQVLVTEQGLADLRGLSPKQRAALIIEKCAHPEYRPALIDYYQRARTGSYGQQTPVLPGEALSWHQRFIETGTMRM
- a CDS encoding DUF1275 family protein, which codes for MRIRLLAASLSALAGFVDAVGFVHLGGFFVSFMSGNTTRIGVGLSERGGDAVVAGGLILSFVAGVVFGSLVGRRFGTARRRAVLALVAALLGLAALLAAWGHHGAAAVAMALAMGAENAVFAEGADIHIGLTYMTGTLVKLGQHLAIALGGGDRFGWAPYLLLWAGLLAGGILGAASYAVAGMGALWAAAAAAGIAAIVAPPVEAARVAARAHATKPNE
- the mntR gene encoding manganese-binding transcriptional regulator MntR, with product MTLPEPQEHARRFARLRSAHRTETQEDYVELIADLIAETGEARATELAERLGVTPATVANTLTRLKRDGLVEMRPYRSIFLTDEGRALAARSKARHDIVVGFLLRLGVSSEIAEMDAEGLEHHLSQETLDAMQAFGTQR
- a CDS encoding Nramp family divalent metal transporter; the encoded protein is MTDDAITPEASPAKPRGWRTQSGDSLPEVFRSIPIPRDARFWTKMGAFSGPGYLVAVGYMDPGNWATGLAGGSQFGYTLLSVVLLSNVMAILLQGLAAKLGIVTGRDLAQACRDHYSRPVGFMLWVACELAIIACDLAEVIGTAIALQLLFGIPLVWGVVITAFDVLLILLLQQRGFRKLEAFVIALLIVIGVCFAVELALAQPAIGDVLRGYIPTAQVVTNPAMLYVAIGILGATVMPHNLYLHSSIVQTRAFERDERGKREAIKYATLDSTIALMLALLINSAILILAAATFHTAGRTDVAEIGDAYQLLAPMLGVGVASTLFAVALLASGQNSTITATLAGQIVMEGFLRIRLPAWQRRLITRLLAIIPAVTVAALYGDSGTAQLLVFSQVVLSMQLPFAVIPLVAFTSDRAKMGGFANRPALKWAAWIVAAVIVTLNVKLLIDFATMI
- a CDS encoding 3-keto-disaccharide hydrolase, with amino-acid sequence MRVHRAFAALLALGTPALAQDSQQQARAIAGEPVAAPQRLTLTDLPEPTGKRTALFDGRSLDGWTAWLGYADPAITYQANPGATPIGTSRDTKGDFAVREIDGAPAIWVKGETWGSLVHRADLRDYHLRLEFKWGARTFAPRETLPRNNGLLYHTHGAPGEVFGTWRPSSEFEIMTGSTGMIVAVGGKLRGRTTVSFDPTLIAPHLRYRAGGREIDIVNGTPTWNVEAATDAERPVGEWNTLDLYVVGDRAVHVVNGVPVAQVRDLATIAPDGTRVPLTHGQIQLQSEGAETWFRGITVEPIKALPRVVVGD
- a CDS encoding error-prone DNA polymerase — its product is MTGFAELGAATNYSFLRGASAPSDMVAQAFALGMAGIGIADRNSVAGVVRAHVALKQARAKAAEAGLGEIDFRLVVGARLVFADDTPDILAYPATRHGWGRLTRLLTLGNLRAQKGGCVLRLEDLLAYCDDLLLIVMATPSLGPVRAPPVEPKLTLLRHPGLVPGSTSPPPAPAVGARWTPELVRGDDGVGGQERILATLQSAAPGRVWIGATMHRAGRDRRRLAALIDLAARTGLPLLATNDALYATPDQRQLHDVLTCIEQKTTIAAAGRRLAANAERYLKPAAEMARLFRDCPQAVAESLNLLARIAFTLDDLRYEYPHEPVPEGWQPQAWLEHMVVEAAHQRYGADLPADVRRRLAEEFALIASQNYAYYFLTVHDLVRFARTRDPPILCQGRGSAANSIVCFLLGVTSVDPTEHDLLFSRFVSEERHEPPDIDVDFEHERREEVMQYIYARYGRERAGIAATVIHYRPRSAVREVGKVLGFSEDATVRLVGTVWGSFASRMEERRFTESGFDPANPHVARLRCLVDQILEFPRHLSQHVGGFILTQNRLDETVPIHNGAMADRTFIEWDKDDIDALGLMKVDVLALGMLTCIRKAFAMMREHGLGDHDLTVDIKADDPAVYAMLDKGDSIGVFQVESRAQINMLPRLKPRSLYDLTVQVAIVRPGPIEGDMVHPYLRRRSGIEKVDYPSPAPPHDPNELRTLLGKTFGVPLFQEQAMKLAIVAAGFTPGEANQLRRAMATFRNHGGIDKMKDKLVDGMTARGYERAFAERCYRQIEGFGSYGFPESHALSFARLVYVSSWIKCHQPAVFTCALLNSQPMGFYAPAQLVRDAREHGVEVRPIDINASIWDNDLEGGMKQPGQGALAIRLGFRQMDGFRQAWAQALVAARAYGRFDSVEALARRADLPQRALRLLADADAFGSLGLGRRQALWEARRTPSGELPLFAAARARELADEPDMALPAMAASQEVAIDYQTLRLSLKDHPMTFVRRTLDAERVATCAQTSAAKAGTRLRTAGIVLVRQRPGKGNAIFVTIEDETGVTNVVLWARLFETYRREVMTARLMLVEGEVQRSPEGVVHLMGARVIDRTALLDTLGDAAPPTTLSRADEVARPVYDRHPRDVRVLPKSRDFH